The proteins below are encoded in one region of Archocentrus centrarchus isolate MPI-CPG fArcCen1 chromosome 13, fArcCen1, whole genome shotgun sequence:
- the LOC115790462 gene encoding extracellular calcium-sensing receptor-like: MIFAINEINKNPKMLPNVKLGYKIYDNCGTMDILRAALALVSGQNRELSEESCTETVQAILGHSGSSPTIALAQVVGRFQIPVISHFATCACLSNRNEYPTFFRTIPSDYYQSRALAKLVKHFGWSWVGALAVNNEYGFSGMAAFIKAAQEYGVCIEYSEAFSSSDPPSRLQRITEIIKQSTSKVIMAFMSHREIKLLATELYQHNITGLQWIGSDAWITDLSLTDIKGHKILVGSLGFTVPTAKIPGLEEYLRQLDPSQFPNSRFVQEFWDEVFDCSLNETVNTQRQPCSGYKSLQNVESQFTDVSELRFTKNVYKSVYAVAHALDNLIKCDSGQQLFSSGSCIDPKQIQPWQVFQYLNTVNFTTEEGERVYFNKNGDIPARYELVNLQYSIQGIMEGRTIGIYDASFPDRQQLIMNNNTVVWGNGLVEEVPLSVCSERCLPGTHKVLQKGKPVCCYDCIPCPEGEISNVTDSVACVKCPPAYWSNKRRDACIPKEIEFLAYDEILGLVLVVFSLLGVFLTMVTTLVFYCHRETPLVRANNSELSFLLLFSLTLCFLCALTFIGRPSEWSCKLRHTAFGITFVLCISCVLGKTIVVLMAFKATLPGSNVMKWFGPLQQRLSVLAFALIQMLICMLWLTISPPFPFMNFLLYKDRIILECDTGTALGFCAVLGYIGLLAILCFAIAFLARKLPDNFNEAKFITFSMLIFCAVWITFIPAYVSSPGKFTVAVEIFAILASSFGLLFCIFLPKCYVILFRPEQNTKKHIMGKTSNYDMQY, translated from the exons ATGATCTTTGCTATAAATGAAATCAACAAAAATCCCAAAATGCTGCCTAATGTTAAACTTGGCTACAAGATTTATGATAACTGTGGAACTATGGACATACTGAGAGCAGCACTGGCACTGGTGAGTGGACAAAATAGAGAACTCAGTGAGGAGAGCTGCACTGAGACAGTGCAAGCAATCTTGGGACATTCAGGATCAAGCCCAACTATTGCACTTGCACAGGTTGTTGGAAGGTTTCAAATACCTGTG ATCAGCCATTTTGCCACCTGCGCCTGTCTGAGCAACAGAAACGAGTACCCTACTTTTTTCAGAACTATTCCCAGTGATTACTACCAAAGCAGAGCTCTTGCAAAGCTGGTCAAGCACTTTGGTTGGTCCTGGGTTGGGGCTTTAGCTGTGAATAATGAATATGGCTTCAGTGGCATGGCAGCATTTATCAAAGCTGCACAAGAATATGGAGTGTGCATTGAGTATTCTGAAGCATTTTCATCATCAGATCCACCCAGCAGGCTACAGAGGATAACAGAGATCATTAAGCAGTCCACTTCCAAAGTGATAATGGCTTTTATGTCTCACAGAGAAATTAAGTTGCTGGCTACTGAACTGTACCAGCATAACATTACAGGACTGCAGTGGATTGGCAGTGATGCATGGATCACAGATCTCTCTCTGACTGACATTAAGGGACACAAAATCTTGGTGGGGTCATTAGGCTTCACTGTCCCTACAGCTAAGATCCCAGGGCTAGAGGAGTATCTGAGACAGCTCGACCCCTCACAGTTCCCCAATAGTCGGTTTGTTCAAGAATTCTGGGATGAAGTGTTTGACTGCTCCCTAAATGaaactgtaaacacacaaagacaaccGTGTAGTGGCTACAAGAGTCTGCAAAATGTTGAATCACAGTTTACTGATGTGTCTGAGCTCCGATTTActaaaaatgtttacaaatcAGTTTATGCAGTGGCTCATGCTCTTGACAACTTGATAAAATGCGATAGTGGTCAACAGCTCTTTTCCAGTGGGAGCTGCATTGATCCGAAACAAATTCAACCTTGGCAA GTGTTTCAGTATCTCAATACTGTAAATTTCACAACTGAAGAAGGGGAAAGAGTGTATTTTAACAAAAATGGTGACATTCCAGCAAGATATGAACTTGTTAATTTACAATATTCAATCCAAGGAATCATGGAAGGAAGAACTATTGGCATTTATGATGCTTCTTTTCCAGACAGACAACAGCTTATcatgaacaacaacacagttGTTTGGGGCAATGGTTTGGTTGAG GAGGTGCCTCTGTCAGTGTGCAGTGAGAGATGTCTCCCTGGAACACATAAGGTCCTTCAGAAGGGAAAGCCAGTTTGCTGTTATGACTGCATACCCTGTCCAGAAGGAGAGATCAGTAATGTGAcag ATTCAGTAGCCTGTGTGAAATGCCCACCAGCGTACTGGTCCAACAAACGACGAGATGCCTGTATCCCCAAAGAAATAGAATTCCTGGCATATGATGAAATCCTAGGGTTAGTGTTAGTGGTTTTTTCATTGTTGGGAGTTTTTCTAACTATGGTTACAACACTTGTCTTCTACTGTCACAGAGAAACCCCCCTAGTAAGGGCCAACAACTCTGAGCTGAGCTTCCTGCTGCTCTTCTCCTTAACTCTGTGTTTCCTATGTGCTTTGACCTTCATCGGCCGGCCATCTGAATGGTCCTGTAAGCTGAGACACACAGCCTTCGGCATCACCTTTGTCCTCTGTATCTCATGTGTTCTTGGTAAAACAATAGTAGTTTTAATGGCCTTTAAAGCTACACTTCCAGGCAGTAATGTCATGAAATGGTTTGGGCCTTTACAGCAGAGACTCAGTGTTCTGGCATTTGCTCTTATACAGATGTTGATATGTATGCTTTGGTTAACAATAAGCCCACCTTTTCCTTTCATGAATTTTCTACTATATAAGGACAGAATCATTTTAGAGTGTGATACTGGCACAGCCTTAGGGTTCTGCGCTGTTTTAGGATATATAGGACTTCTGGCTATATTATGTTTTGCAATTGCTTTTTTGGCTCGAAAGTTGCCCGATAATTTCAATGAAGCAAAATTTATAACCTTCAGCATGCTGATATTCTGTGCAGTGTGGATCACATTTATCCCTGCTTATGTGAGCTCACCTGGAAAGTTTACTGTGGCTGTGGAAATATTTGCGATTTTGGCCTCCAGCTTTGGActacttttctgtatttttctgccAAAATGTTATGTAATCCTGTTTAGGCCAGAACAAAATACCAAGAAACACATAATGGGAAAGACATCAAATTATGACATGCAATATTAA
- the LOC115790587 gene encoding extracellular calcium-sensing receptor-like yields the protein MHKPLPLQCTSLSFRGFQFAQAMLFAIEEINNSTDLLPGVSLGYKIYDACGSLARSVRVALALANGNEIVSVPSETPCTRPAQVQAIIGETSSSPCMAIATVLGPFYIPMISHFATCACLSDKTKYPSFLRTIPSDYYQSRALAHLVKYFGWTWVGAIRNNDDYGNNGMATFTETAKQLGICLEYSVSFFRTDPSDKIQEIADIIKASTSKVIVAFLSHMDMGVLIYELSKYNLTEYQWVGSEGWIFDSETAAMDKHHILDGAIGLSIPKAHVSGLREFMLDVKPLSLSNDGLFTEFWESLFSCKFKGLKSTAEIERECTGHEDLTGVQNSFTDMSLMPIFNNVYKGVYAVAHALHNILKCNKTCNNNVLLDPFTTLLHIRNIHFKTKEGDEVYFNENGDPAAKYEIINWQPRENSTVEFVTIGLYDTSLGPEKQLNLKNKSIIWMRNSQQVPVSVCSEKCPPGTRKVLQKGRPVCCYDCIRCAEGEISNITDSVNCVRCLPEYWSNERRVTCVKKETVFLSYEEIMGVLLTAASLFGTCTTAAVALIFFKHRKTAIVRANNSELSFLLLFSLTLCFMCSLTFIGQPSEWSCMLRHTAFGITFVLCISCLLGKTIVVLMAFRATLPGSNMMKWFGHAQQRFCVLGFTLIQVLICIIWLTTSPPFPFKNFKEFKDTIILECALGSALGFWAVLGYIGLLAMLCFIFAFLARKLPDNFNEAKFITFSMLIFCAVWITFIPAYVSSPGKFSVAVEIFAILASSFGLLICIFMPKCYIILLKPEKNTKKNMMGKKAPQSL from the exons ATGCATAAACCACTGCCACTGCAGTGCACCAG TTTGAGTTTCAGAGGTTTCCAGTTTGCTCAAGCTATGCTTTTTGCCATTGAGGAGATTAATAACAGTACAGACCTGCTGCCAGGAGTCTCTCTGGGCTATAAAATCTATGATGCTTGTGGCTCCCTTGCAAGAAGTGTAAGAGTTGCACTGGCATTGGCTAATGGTAATGAAATTGTTTCTGTGCCATCTGAGACACCATGTACCAGACCTGCGCAAGTGCAGGCCATAATTGGAGAGACCTCTTCCTCTCCTTGCATGGCAATAGCTACTGTCCTTGGACCATTTTATATACCAATG atCAGCCACTTTGCCACATGTGCTTGCCTCAGTGACAAAACCAAGTACCCATCCTTCCTCAGAACAATACCCAGTGACTACTACCAGAGCAGAGCCCTGGCCCATTTGGTCAAGTATTTTGGTTGGACTTGGGTTGGAGCTATCAGAAATAATGATGATTATGGAAATAATGGCATGGCCACATTCACAGAAACTGCAAAGCAGCTGGGCATCTGTCTGGAGTATTCTGTATCGTTTTTTAGGACAGATCCATCTGACAAAATACAAGAGATAGCTGACATTATAAAGGCTTCAACTTCCAAGGTGATTGTTGCCTTTCTATCACATATGGATATGGGTGTGCTAATATATGAGTTATCCAAATACAATTTGACTGAATACCAGTGGGTAGGTAGTGAGGGATGGATATTTGACTCTGAAACGGCAGCAATGGATAAGCATCACATACTGGATGGCGCCATAGGTCTTTCCATTCCCAAAGCACATGTCAGTGGCCTGAGAGAGTTCATGCTGGATGTGAAGCCACTTAGTTTATCTAACGATGGACTGTTTACTGAGTTCTGGGAGTCATTATTTAGCTGTAAGTTCAAGGGATTGAAGTCAACAGCAGAGATTGAGAGAGAGTGTACTGGACATGAAGATCTGACTGGAGTTCAAAACAGCTTCACTGACATGTCACTCATGCCTATCTTTAACAATGTCTATAAAGGAGTGTATGCAGTGGCCCATGCACTTCATAATATCCTCAAGTGTAATAAAACATGTAACAACAACGTGCTGTTAGATCCATTTACG ACTTTACTGCACATAAGAAATATTCACTTCAAAACAAAGGAAGGAGATGAGGTGTACTTTAATGAAAATGGAGATCCAGCAGCAAAGTATGAAATTATAAACTGGCAGCCAAGAGAAAACAgcactgtggagtttgtcacAATTGGTCTTTATGATACATCATTAGGTCCAGAAAAACAGCTAAATCTGAAAAACAAGTCTATAATTTGGATGAGAAACTCACAGCAG GTGCCTGTATCAGTTTGCAGTGAGAAGTGTCCGCCAGGAACACGTAAGGTTCTCCAGAAAGGACGGCCTGTTTGCTGCTATGACTGCATAAGATGTGCAGAGGGAGAGATAAGCAACATTACAG attCTGTCAACTGTGTGAGATGTCTCCCTGAATACTGGTCAAATGAGAGAAGAGTCACCTGTGTAAAGAAGGAAACAGTGTTCCTATCATATGAAGAAATTATGGGTGTTCTGCTTACTGCAGCATCTTTGTTTGGCACATGCACAACTGCTGCTGTGGCATTAATTTTcttcaaacacagaaaaactgctATTGTGAGAGCAAACAACTCTGAGCTGAGCTTCCTGCTGCTCTTCTCCTTGACtctttgtttcatgtgttctcTGACCTTCATCGGTCAGCCCTCTGAGTGGTCCTGCATGCTGCGACACACAGCATTTGGCATCACCTTTGTCCTCTGTATCTCTTGTCTTCTGGGGAAAACAATAGTTGTTTTAATGGCCTTCAGGGCTACACTTCCAGGTAGTAATATGATGAAATGGTTTGGCCATGCACAGCAGAGATTCTGTGTTTTGGGTTTCACTCTTATTCAAGTCCTCATATGTATCATCTGGTTAACAACTTCTCCTCCTTTTCCATTTAAGAATTTTAAGGAATTCAAGGATACAATCATTTTAGAGTGTGCTCTGGGATCAGCTCTAGGCTTTTGGGCAGTGCTTGGATATATTGGACTCCTGGCtatgttatgttttatttttgcttttctggCTCGGAAACTGCCTGATAATTTCAATGAAGCCAAATTTATCACTTTTAGCATGCTGATATTCTGTGCAGTATGGATCACATTTATCCCAGCATATGTCAGCTCTCCAGGAAAGTTCAGTGTTGCTGTAGAAATATTTGCTATTCTTGCCTCCAGTTTTGGACTGTTAATTTGCATCTTTATGCCCAAATGTTACATCATCTTACTGAAACCAGAGAAGAATACCAAAAAGAACATGATGGGGAAGAAGGCACCACAATCACtctga
- the LOC115790575 gene encoding extracellular calcium-sensing receptor-like — MRFAIEEINNSTDLLPGVSLGYKIYDDCGSLARSVRVALALANGNEIVSVPSETPCTRPAHVQAIIGETSSSPCMAIATVLGPFYIPMISHFATCACLSDKTKYPSFLRTIPSDYYQSRALAHLVKYFGWTWVGAIRSNDDYGNNGIATFTETAQQLGICLEYSVSFFRTDPSDKIQEIADIIKASTSKVIVAFLSHMDMDVLIYELSNHNLTEYQWVGSEGWISDSQTAAIDKHHILDGAIGLSIPKAHVTGLREFMLDVKPLNSSNNGLFTEFWESLFSCEFKGLKSTAEAERECTGHEDLTGVQNSFTDMSLMPIFNNVYKGVYAVAHALHNILSCNKTCNNNMQLDPFMTLLHIRNIYFKTKEGDEVYFDENGDPAAKYEIINWQPRENSIVEFVTVGLYDTSLAPEKQLNLKSKSIIWMRNSQQVPVSVCSEKCPPGTHKVLQKGRPVCCYDCIRCAEGEISNITDAITCVRCLPEYWSNDTRNACVKKEAVFLSYEEIMGVLLTAASLFGTCTTAAVALIFFKHRKTAIVRANNSELSFLLLFSLTLCFMCSLTFIGQPSEWSCMLRHVAFGITFVLCISCVLGKTIVVLMAFRATLPGSNMMKWFGHAQQRLCVLGFTLIQVIICIIWLTTSPPFPFKNFKEFKDKIILECALGSAVGFWAVLGYIGLLAVLCFIFAFLARKLPDNFNEAKFITFSMLIFCAVWITFIPAYVSSPGKFSVAVEIFAILASSFGLLVCIFIPKCYIILLKPEKNTKKSMMGKKAPQSL; from the exons ATGCGTTTTGCCATTGAGGAGATTAATAACAGTACAGACCTGCTGCCAGGAGTCTCTCTGGGCTATAAAATTTATGATGATTGTGGGTCCCTTGCAAGAAGTGTAAGAGTTGCACTGGCATTGGCTAATGGTAATGAAATTGTTTCTGTGCCATCTGAGACACCGTGTACCAGACCTGCGCATGTGCAGGCCATAATTGGAGAGACCTCTTCCTCTCCTTGCATGGCAATAGCTACTGTCCTTGGACCATTTTATATACCAATG ATCAGCCACTTTGCCACATGTGCTTGCCTCAGTGACAAAACCAAGTACCCATCCTTCCTCAGAACAATACCCAGTGACTACTACCAGAGCAGAGCCCTGGCCCATTTGGTCAAGTATTTTGGTTGGACTTGGGTTGGAGCTATCAGATCCAATGATGATTATGGAAATAATGGCATAGCCACATTCACAGAAACTGCACAGCAGCTGGGCATCTGTCTGGAGTATTCTGTATCGTTTTTTAGGACAGATCCATCTGACAAAATACAAGAGATAGCTGACATTATAAAGGCTTCAACTTCCAAGGTGATTGTTGCCTTTCTATCACATATGGATATGGATGTGCTAATATATGAGCTATCCAACCACAATTTGACTGAATACCAGTGGGTAGGTAGTGAGGGATGGATATCTGATTCTCAAACAGCAGCAATAGATAAGCATCACATACTGGATGGAGCCATAGGTCTTTCCATTCCCAAAGCACATGTCACTGGCCTGAGAGAGTTCATGCTGGATGTGAAGCCACTCAATTCATCTAATAATGGACTGTTTACTGAGTTCTGGGAGTCATTATTTAGCTGTGAGTTCAAGGGACTGAAGTCAACAGCAGAGGCTGAGAGAGAGTGTACTGGACATGAAGATCTGACTGGAGTTCAAAACAGCTTCACTGACATGTCACTCATGCCTATCTTTAACAATGTGTATAAAGGAGTGTATGCAGTGGCCCATGCACTTCATAATATCCTCAGCTGTAATAAAACATGTAACAACAACATGCAGCTAGATCCATTCATG ACTTTACTGCACATAAGAAATATTTacttcaaaacaaaagaaggaGATGAGGTGTACTTTGATGAGAATGGTGATCCAGCAGCAAAGTATGAAATTATAAACTGGCAGCCAAGAGAAAACAGCATTGTGGAGTTTGTCACAGTTGGTCTTTATGATACATCATTAGCTCCAGAAAAACAGCTAAATCTGAAAAGCAAGTCTATAATTTGGATGAGAAACTCACAGCAG GTTCCTGTGTCAGTTTGCAGTGAGAAGTGTCCCCCAGGAACACATAAGGTTCTCCAGAAAGGAAGGCCTGTTTGCTGCTATGACTGCATAAGATGTGCAGAAGGAGAGATAAGCAACATTACAG ATGCGATCACCTGTGTGAGATGTCTCCCTGAATACTGGTCAAATGACACGAGAAACGCCTGTGTAAAGAAAGAAGCTGTGTTTCTATCATATGAAGAAATTATGGGTGTTCTGCTTACTGCAGCATCTTTGTTTGGCACATGCACAACTGCTGCTGTGGCATTAATTTTcttcaaacacagaaaaactgctATTGTGAGAGCAAACAACTCTGAGCTGAGCTTTCTGCTGCTCTTCTCCTTGACtctttgtttcatgtgttctcTGACCTTCATCGGTCAGCCCTCTGAGTGGTCCTGCATGCTGCGCCATGTAGCATTTGGCATCACCTTTGTCCTCTGTATCTCTTGTGTGCTGGGAAAAACAATAGTTGTTTTAATGGCCTTCAGAGCTACACTTCCAGGTAGTAATATGATGAAATGGTTTGGCCATGCACAGCAGAGACTCTGTGTTTTGGGTTTCACTCTTATTCAAGTTATCATATGTATCATCTGGTTAACAACTTCTCCTCCTTTTCCATTTAAGAATTTTAAGGAATTCAAGGATAAAATCATTTTAGAGTGTGCTCTGGGATCAGCTGTAGGCTTTTGGGCAGTGCTTGGATATATTGGACTCCTGgctgtgttatgttttatttttgcttttctggCTCGGAAACTGCCTGATAATTTCAATGAAGCCAAATTTATCACTTTTAGCATGCTGATATTCTGTGCAGTATGGATCACATTTATCCCAGCGTATGTCAGCTCTCCAGGAAAGTTCAGTGTTGCTGTAGAAATATTTGCTATTCTTGCCTCCAGTTTCGGACTGTTAGTTTGCATCTTCATTCCCAAATGTTACATCATCTTACTGAAACCAGAGAAGAATACCAAAAAGAGCATGATGGGGAAGAAGGCACCACAATCactctga
- the LOC115790463 gene encoding extracellular calcium-sensing receptor-like, translating to MLSFHTSWKDRKDTYTHKPLPLQCTSLNFRAFQFAQAMLFAIEEINNSTDLLPGVILGYKLFNTCGNVARSVGVTLALANGNEIVSVPSKAPCTRPAYVQAIMGEISSSPTMAIASVIGPFYVPVVSHFATCACLSDKTKYPSFLRTIPSDYYQSRALAHLVKYFGWTWVGAIRTNNDYGNNGMATFTETAQQLDICLEYSVSFFRTDPYVKIQKIIDIIKASTSKVIVAFLSHADFDVLIREFSNHNLSGYQWVGSESWIFDSQTAAMDKHHILDGAIGLSIPKAHVSGLREFMLDVKPLNSSNNELFTEFWESLFSCKFKGLKSTAEAERECTGHEDLTGVQNSFTDMSLMPIFNNVYKGVYAVAHALHNILKCNKTCNNNMQLDPFTILQHILKIHFKTKEGDEVDFNENGDPAAKYEIINWQPRENSIVEFVSVGLYDTSLAPEKQLNLQNKSFIWTRNSKQVPVSACSEKCPPGTRKVFQKGRPVCCYDCISCAEGEISNITDSVTCVRCPPEFWSNERRDACIKKEAVFLSYTEIMGALLTAASLFGACMTIGVAFIFFKYRKTSIVRANNSELSFLLLFSLTLCFLCSLTFIGQPSDWSCMLRHVTFGITFVLCISCLLGKTMVVLMAFRATYPGSNVKKWFGQTQQRLCVTGFTLIQVIICIIWLTTSPPFPFKNFKEFKDKIILECALGSAVGFWAVLGYIGLLAVLCFIFAFLARKLPDNFNEAQFITFSMLIFCAVWITFIPAYVSSPGKFSVAVEIFAILASSFGLLICIFMPKCYIILLKPEKNTKKNMMGKKAPYSF from the exons ATGTTGTCTTTTCACACCAGCTGGAAAGACAGAAAGGATACTTACACGCACAAACCACTGCCACTACAATGCACCAG TTTAAATTTCAGAGCTTTCCAGTTTGCCCAGGCTATGCTTTTTGCCATTGAGGAGATTAATAATAGCACTGACCTACTGCCAGGAGTCATTCTTGGCTATAAATTATTTAATACCTGTGGTAATGTTGCCAGAAGTGTAGGCGTTACACTGGCTCTGGCTAATGGTAATGAAATAGTGTCTGTACCCTCCAAAGCACCATGTACCAGACCTGCGTATGTGCAGGCCATAATGGGAGAGATCTCTTCCTCTCCAACCATGGCAATAGCTAGTGTCATCGGACCATTTTATGTACCAGTG GTCAGCCACTTTGCCACATGTGCTTGCCTCAGTGACAAAACCAAGTACCCATCCTTCCTCAGAACAATACCCAGTGACTACTACCAGAGCAGAGCCCTGGCCCATTTGGTCAAGTATTTTGGTTGGACTTGGGTTGGAGCTATCAGAACCAATAATGATTATGGAAATAATGGCATGGCCACATTCACAGAAACTGCACAGCAGCTGGACATCTGTCTGGAGtattctgtgtctttttttaggACAGATCCATATGtcaaaatacaaaagataaTTGACATTATAAAGGCTTCAACCTCCAAAGTGATTGTTGCATTCCTCTCTCATGCCGATTTTGATGTGCTGATACGTGAGTTCTCGAACCATAACTTGTCTGGGTACCAGTGGGTAGGCAGTGAGTCTTGGATATTTGATTCCCAAACAGCAGCAATGGATAAGCATCACATACTGGATGGCGCCATAGGTCTTTCCATTCCCAAAGCACATGTCAGTGGCCTGAGAGAGTTCATGCTGGATGTGAAGCCACTCAATTCATCTAATAATGAACTGTTTACTGAGTTCTGGGAGTCATTATTTAGCTGTAAGTTCAAGGGATTGAAGTCAACAGCAGAGGCTGAGAGAGAGTGTACTGGACATGAAGATCTGACTGGAGTTCAAAACAGCTTCACTGACATGTCACTCATGCCTATCTTTAACAATGTCTATAAAGGAGTGTATGCAGTGGCCCATGCACTTCATAATATCCTCAAGTGTAATAAAACATGTAACAACAACATGCAGCTAGATCCATTCACG ATTTTACAACACATACTAAAGATTCACTTCAAAACAAAGGAAGGAGATGAGGTTGATTTTAATGAGAATGGAGATCCAGCAGCAAAGTATGAAATTATCAACTGGCAGCCAAGAGAAAACAGCATTGTGGAGTTTGTAAGCGTTGGTCTTTATGATACATCATTAGCTCCAGAAAAGCAGCTAAATCTGCAAAACAAGTCTTTCATTTGGACGAGAAACTCAAAGCAG GTGCCTGTGTCAGCTTGCAGTGAGAAGTGTCCTCCAGGAACACGTAAAGTTTTTCAGAAAGGAAGGCCTGTTTGCTGCTATGACTGCATAAGTTGTGCAGAGGGAGAGATAAGCAACATTACAG ATTCTGTCACCTGTGTGAGATGTCCTCCTGAGTTTTGGTCAAATGAAAGAAGAGACGCCTGTATCAAGAAGGAGGCAGTGTTTCTGTCATATACAGAAATCATGGGAGCACTGCTCACTGCAGCATCTTTATTTGGCGCATGCATGACTATTGGTGTggcatttattttcttcaaatATAGGAAAACCTCTATTGTGAGAGCAAACAACTCTGAGCTGAGCTTCCTGCTGCTCTTCTCCTTAACTCTGTGCTTCCTGTGTTCTCTGACCTTCATCGGTCAGCCCTCTGATTGGTCCTGCATGCTGCGCCATGTAACATTTGGCATCACCTTTGTCCTCTGTATCTCTTGTCTTCTGGGAAAAACAATGGTGGTTTTGATGGCCTTCAGAGCTACATATCCAGGTAGTAATGTTAAAAAATGGTTTgggcaaacacagcagagactcTGTGTTACAGGATTCACTCTTATTCAAGTTATCATATGTATCATCTGGTTAACAACTTCTCCTCCTTTTCCATTTAAGAATTTTAAGGAATTCAAGGATAAAATCATTTTAGAGTGTGCTCTGGGCTCAGCTGTAGGCTTTTGGGCAGTGCTTGGATATATTGGACTCCTGgctgtgttatgttttatttttgcttttctggCTCGGAAACTGCCCGATAATTTCAATGAAGCCCAATTTATCACTTTTAGCATGCTGATATTCTGTGCAGTATGGATCACATTTATCCCAGCGTATGTCAGCTCTCCAGGAAAGTTCAGTGTTGCTGTAGAAATATTTGCTATTCTTGCCTCAAGTTTTGGTCTGTTAATTTGCATCTTCATGCCCAAATGTTACATCATCTTACTGAAACCAGAGAAGAATACCAAAAAGAACATGATGGGGAAGAAGGCACCGTACTCATTCTGA